The following coding sequences lie in one Saccharopolyspora hordei genomic window:
- a CDS encoding UDP-glucose 6-dehydrogenase has protein sequence MCGNEVTIAVCGEGRTAAAVAAGLGWLGHAVACSPELPRAELSAEPGLGDACADLLRSGRLRCSGAAARTVFVCGADRVSELDGRAAVGGTVVNSCLPPWGSTPALASALGRADLRFVSHPLTLRRGSALRDFLAPECLVLGSDDPAAVEAVAGLYAAVPAPVVRADPRTADLVGPARDGLCAVKQQFFAELERFCRAVGADVGSVVECLRVDQRIGRPHTCAATDRLDPGQRRRAARLRALAGDDVPPTFRALDVRP, from the coding sequence ATGTGCGGGAACGAGGTGACCATCGCCGTCTGCGGGGAGGGGCGCACCGCGGCCGCGGTCGCGGCCGGGCTGGGGTGGCTGGGCCACGCGGTGGCGTGCTCCCCGGAGCTGCCGCGGGCGGAGCTGTCCGCCGAACCCGGCCTCGGCGACGCGTGCGCCGACCTGCTGCGCTCCGGCCGCCTGCGGTGCTCCGGCGCGGCGGCGCGGACGGTGTTCGTGTGCGGTGCGGACCGGGTCAGCGAGCTGGACGGGCGCGCGGCGGTCGGCGGCACCGTGGTGAACAGCTGCCTGCCGCCGTGGGGGTCGACGCCGGCGCTGGCGAGCGCCCTCGGCCGGGCGGACCTGCGCTTCGTGAGCCACCCGCTGACCCTGCGGCGCGGGTCCGCGCTGCGGGACTTCCTCGCACCGGAGTGCCTCGTGCTGGGCTCCGACGACCCGGCGGCCGTCGAGGCGGTCGCCGGTCTCTACGCCGCGGTGCCCGCGCCGGTGGTGCGCGCGGACCCGCGCACCGCGGACCTCGTCGGCCCGGCGCGCGACGGGCTCTGCGCGGTGAAGCAGCAGTTCTTCGCCGAGCTGGAGCGCTTCTGCCGCGCGGTCGGCGCCGACGTGGGCAGCGTCGTGGAGTGCCTGCGGGTCGACCAGCGGATCGGCCGACCGCACACCTGCGCCGCGACCGACCGCCTCGACCCCGGCCAGCGCCGCCGCGCCGCCCGCCTGCGGGCGCTGGCCGGGGACGACGTCCCACCCACCTTCCGCGCGCTCGACGTGCGCCCGTGA
- a CDS encoding NAD-dependent epimerase/dehydratase family protein, with protein sequence MGTPSGLRRVVVVGATGNIGTSVVAALDTDPTVGEIIALSRREPPVTSSKVRWERTEVQDDDLVARFTGADAVVHLAWLFQPTHDPVVTWRNNVLGSIRVFDSAAEAGVPRLVHASSIAAYSPAGGDRPVGEVWPTHGWPGSAYSREKAYLERCLDAFQARHPEVGVVRMRTAFCFKHASASQQRRLFLGPLVVQRLARPERLPALPIPAGLRFQAVHSDDVGEAYRLAVHATQVGAFNVAADPLVDAEVLGELLGTRTVDVSPRAVRTALATAWNLHLVPASPGLFDTFMRLPVMDTSRAREELGWAPQHSATAAVQEFLRGLREVAGGRTPPLRARMPGGRRYELSTGVGQRP encoded by the coding sequence ATGGGAACGCCCAGCGGCCTGCGGCGCGTCGTGGTGGTCGGGGCGACCGGGAACATCGGCACCAGCGTGGTCGCCGCCCTCGACACCGACCCGACCGTCGGGGAGATCATCGCCCTGTCCCGCCGGGAACCCCCGGTCACCAGCAGCAAGGTCCGCTGGGAGCGGACCGAGGTCCAGGACGACGACCTCGTCGCGCGGTTCACCGGCGCCGACGCCGTGGTCCACCTGGCCTGGCTGTTCCAGCCGACCCACGACCCGGTCGTCACGTGGCGCAACAACGTCCTGGGCAGCATCCGGGTGTTCGACAGCGCCGCCGAAGCCGGCGTGCCGCGCCTGGTCCACGCCTCGTCGATCGCCGCCTACAGCCCGGCCGGGGGAGACCGGCCGGTGGGCGAGGTCTGGCCGACGCACGGCTGGCCCGGCTCCGCCTACAGCCGGGAGAAGGCCTACCTGGAGCGCTGCCTCGACGCCTTCCAGGCCCGGCACCCCGAGGTCGGGGTGGTGCGGATGCGCACCGCGTTCTGCTTCAAGCACGCCTCCGCCTCGCAGCAACGACGGCTGTTCCTGGGACCGCTCGTGGTCCAGCGGCTCGCCCGGCCGGAGCGCCTCCCGGCGCTGCCGATCCCGGCCGGGCTGCGGTTCCAAGCGGTGCACAGCGACGACGTCGGGGAGGCCTACCGGCTGGCCGTGCACGCCACGCAGGTCGGCGCCTTCAACGTGGCCGCGGACCCGCTCGTCGACGCGGAGGTGCTCGGGGAGCTCCTGGGCACGCGGACGGTGGACGTCTCGCCCAGGGCGGTGCGCACCGCCCTGGCCACGGCGTGGAACCTGCACCTCGTCCCGGCGTCCCCCGGTCTGTTCGACACCTTCATGCGGTTGCCGGTGATGGACACCTCCCGCGCCCGCGAGGAGCTCGGGTGGGCGCCGCAGCACAGCGCCACCGCCGCGGTGCAGGAGTTCCTGCGCGGTCTGCGGGAGGTCGCCGGCGGCCGGACACCGCCCCTGCGTGCCCGCATGCCCGGCGGACGCCGGTACGAGCTCAGCACGGGGGTCGGGCAGCGCCCGTGA
- a CDS encoding nucleotide sugar dehydrogenase, protein MEPTTQRSPNRRIAVIGTGYVGLTTGACLCSLGHHVTCCDADRDKLAELRRGEVRIREPGLGELVRAGISAGRLGFTRSSVSAVRDADAVFLCLPTPMAADGGADLAAVAEVVREVRGHLPANGLLVTKSTVPVGTAARLAELVGRGDVAVVSNPEFLREGRAVQDFLAPDRIVVGAAADAAAQRVAELYAGVDAPVVRTDPATAEVVKYAANSFLATKLSYVNDLAELCERVGADVTGITTCLGHDHRIANSFLRPGPGWGGSCLPKDTAALLHTAEAVGVDLPLVRAAVETNRRQQRRAVDKVVAACGGRVAGVRLGLLGLAFKAGTDDLRDSPAVAVAGELARQGAELVAFDPALRGDERGLPAEVAVVDNPYQAVKGARAVVVLTEWPEFTDLDWSQVLDLAESPVVVDTRNAVDVAVLRRAGAVVHGVGRG, encoded by the coding sequence GTGGAACCCACGACGCAGCGCTCCCCGAACCGCCGGATCGCGGTCATCGGCACCGGCTACGTCGGGCTGACCACCGGGGCCTGCCTGTGCTCGCTCGGCCACCACGTGACGTGCTGCGACGCCGACCGGGACAAGCTGGCCGAGCTGCGCCGCGGTGAGGTGCGGATCCGGGAGCCCGGTCTCGGCGAGCTCGTCCGCGCCGGCATCAGCGCCGGACGGCTGGGCTTCACGCGCTCCTCGGTGTCGGCGGTGCGCGACGCGGACGCCGTCTTCCTGTGCCTGCCCACGCCGATGGCGGCTGACGGGGGCGCGGACCTGGCGGCGGTGGCGGAGGTCGTCCGGGAGGTGCGCGGGCACCTGCCCGCGAACGGCCTGCTGGTGACCAAGTCGACCGTCCCGGTCGGCACGGCGGCGCGGCTGGCCGAGCTCGTGGGGCGCGGCGACGTGGCCGTGGTGAGCAACCCGGAGTTCCTCCGCGAGGGCCGGGCCGTGCAGGACTTCCTCGCCCCGGACCGGATCGTCGTGGGCGCCGCGGCCGACGCGGCGGCGCAGCGGGTCGCCGAGCTCTACGCCGGGGTGGACGCGCCGGTGGTGCGCACCGACCCGGCCACCGCCGAGGTGGTCAAGTACGCGGCGAACTCCTTCCTGGCGACCAAGCTGTCCTACGTCAACGACCTGGCCGAGCTGTGCGAGCGGGTGGGGGCGGACGTCACCGGCATCACCACGTGCCTGGGCCACGACCACCGGATCGCGAACTCCTTCCTGCGGCCGGGACCGGGCTGGGGTGGCTCGTGCCTGCCCAAGGACACCGCGGCCCTGCTGCACACCGCCGAGGCCGTCGGCGTCGACCTGCCGCTGGTCCGCGCCGCCGTCGAGACCAACCGCCGGCAGCAGCGCCGGGCGGTCGACAAGGTCGTCGCCGCCTGCGGTGGTCGCGTCGCCGGGGTCCGGTTGGGGCTGCTCGGCCTGGCCTTCAAGGCGGGCACCGACGACCTGCGCGACTCCCCGGCGGTCGCGGTCGCGGGGGAGCTGGCCCGGCAGGGCGCGGAGCTGGTCGCCTTCGACCCGGCGCTGCGCGGTGACGAACGGGGGCTGCCCGCCGAGGTCGCCGTGGTGGACAACCCCTACCAGGCGGTGAAGGGCGCGCGCGCCGTCGTGGTGCTCACCGAATGGCCGGAGTTCACCGACCTGGACTGGTCGCAGGTGCTGGACCTGGCGGAGAGCCCGGTGGTCGTGGACACCCGGAACGCGGTCGACGTGGCGGTGCTGCGCCGCGCGGGCGCCGTCGTCCACGGCGTCGGCCGCGGGTGA